In Penicillium psychrofluorescens genome assembly, chromosome: 5, a single window of DNA contains:
- a CDS encoding uncharacterized protein (ID:PFLUO_007856-T1.cds;~source:funannotate), protein MTLVADSQLQLPSQERVEPGSVNIPLGKFPSSCSTPPENPDQIASDIVDRLNDALAKKDRQRLSDLFLENSYWRDHLCISWDFHTITGPKGIAAYVGEVSLAKLEIDRSSAMKAPHAGPIDAFGEVHGIEFFITIETNVGRGNGVIRLAQDDSKWKIFNVFTSLAELKGHEEAVNRRRPVGVKHGEQQGRKNWQDRRTADINFEEKEPTVVIVGAGQGGLTAAARLKMLDVDTLIIDQEDRIGDSWRRRYHQLVLHDPVWFDHMPYLPFPSTWPIFTPKDKLAEFFESYAKLLELNVWTRTEIKSSSWDESRKQWTVVVERRKEDGSVDTRTLHPHHVIQATGHSGKKNAPSFKGMECFKGSRICHSSEFDGADPNSKGKKAVVIGSCNSAHDIAQDYYEKGWEVTMVQRSTTCVVSSDSIVNIGLKGLYEEGGPPTEDSDIFLWSIPPALFKVQQMKVAAVQAQNDAKTIEGLEKAGFKVDRGPMNAGLMIKYYQRGGGYYIDVGASQLIVDGKIKVKQGQEISEILPNGLRFADGSELEADEIVLATGYQNMRTQARSIFGDEVADRVGDVWGLDQEGEMRTIWRRSGHPGFWFMGGNFALCRYYSRLLALQIKALEEGIARY, encoded by the exons ATGACTCTCGTTGCGGATtcccagctccagctccccTCTCAAGAGCGAGTCGAGCCTGGCTCAGTCAACATCCCTCTCGGCAAGTTTCCTTCATCATGCTCAACACCCCCAGAGAACCCAGACCAGATTGCAAGCGACATCGTTGACCGCCTCAACGATGCTCTGGCCAAGAAAGACAGACAAAGGCTCTCGGACCTGTTTCTTGAGAACAGTTACTGGCGCGATCACCTCTGTATCTCATGGGATTTCCATACCATCACGGGGCCGAAAGGAATAGCTGCCTATGTAGGCGAGGTATCTTTGGCCAAGCTCGAAATCGACCGATCCTCTGCTATGAAAGCACCACATGCTGGTCCTATTGATGCCTTTGGCGAGGTTCATGGAATCGAGTTCTTTATCACTATTGAGACGAACGTCGGACGTGGAAATGGAGTCATCCGGCTAGCCCAGGACGACAGTAAATGGAAGATTTTCAATGTCTTCACTTCCCTAGCCGAGCTCAAGGGTCATGAAGAGGCAGTAAACCGCCGTCGACCAGTGGGTGTGAAGCATGGGGAGCAGCAAGGCAGAAAAAACTGGCAGGACCGACGGACGGCGGATATAAACTTTGAAGAGAAGGAGCCTACAGTAGTAATTGTTG GAGCCGGTCAAGGTGGTctcactgctgctgcccggCTGAAGATGCTTGACGTGGACACGCTTATTATtgaccaagaagaccgaATTGGAGACAGCTGGCGTCGACGATACCACCAGCTCGTTCTCCACGATCCTGTGTGGTTCGACCACATGCCCTACCTTCCATTCCCCTCCACGTGGCCCATCTTCACTCCAAAAGACAAACTGGCTGAATTCTTCGAATCATATGCCAAGCTGTTGGAGTTGAATGTCTGGACTCGCACTGAGATAAAGTCCTCCTCGTGGGATGAGTCCAGGAAACAGTGGACGGTGGTCGTTGAGCGCAGGAAGGAGGACGGGAGTGTTGACACTCGCACTCTGCATCCACACCATGTCATCCAAGCGACAGGACACTcaggcaagaagaacgcgCCATCTTTCAAGGGAATGGAGTGTTTCAAGGGATCTCGCATCTGTCACAGCTCCGAGTTCGATGGCGCAGATCCAAACTCCAAGGGCAAAAAGGCCGTTGTGATTGGATCCTGTAACTCGGCACACGACATTGCGCAGGATTACTACGAGAAAGGGTGGGAAGTCACGATGGTACAGCGGAGCACAACCTGCGTTGTTTCCTCTGACTCGATCGTCAATATTGGTCTCAAGGGTCTATATGAAGAAGGCGGTCCCCCCACGGAGGACTCAGATATCTTCTTGTGGAGCATCCCGCCTGCGCTCTTCAAAGTGCAACAGATGAAAGTGGCTGCTGTGCAGGCCCAAAATGACGCAAAGACCATCGAGGGGCTTGAAAAGGCCGGGTTCAAGGTCGACAGAGGCCCAATGAATGCAGGACTCATGATCAAGTATTATCAACGTGGAGGCGGATACTATATCGATGTGGGTGCTAGTCAGTTGATTGTGGATGGGAAAATCAAGGTCAAACAAGGCCAGGAAATCAGCGAAATCCTTCCGAATGGTCTTAGATTTGCGGATGGTTCGGAGTTGGAAGCCGACGAGATTGTTTTAGCTACGGGGTATCAGAATATGAGAACGCAGGCGCGCTCCATTTTTGGCGACGAGGTCGCTGACCGCGTGGGTGACGTCTGGGGGTTGGACCAGGAGGGTGAAATGCGCACTATTTGGAGACGCAGTGGCCACCCCGGCTTCTGGTTTATGGGTGGAAACTTTGCCTTGTGCAGATACTATTCACGACTACTGGCCCTACAGATCAAGGCCTTGGAGGAAGGGATTGCGAGATACTAG
- a CDS encoding uncharacterized protein (ID:PFLUO_007854-T1.cds;~source:funannotate) — MNRSRRQLLLWLLAASFLLGYLYFPSEDPSDDSDDLYELSTFTGPDGQERFINPTKDEFNPDYLWRKLPVRNPVESIETLPTGNPKRMPRVQAKASKFSRVTSWFHRDRRDAVKEAFTRCWKAYHDLAWTTDELSPISGLGVNTMGGWGATLVDILDTLWIMDMHREFDEAVAAVSQISFEDTPAPEINTFDINVRHLGGLLGAYDLSGDRRLLKKAIEVGDMLYAAFDTPNRMPITHWDFHRAARQDEQLAEETALASELSSFTLEFTRLSQITRDSKYFDAANRIMVRFDQQQDMSQLPGMWPGIVNAREERLSSGNVFTLGAEADTLYEYLPKAYALLGGQVPMYRSMYEKSMRAAAGHTFFRPMNPDEKDILVSGTVHVLSTENGNPRTHMESLAHHRTCSAAGTFAFGSALFNIPVHMKIAHKLLDGCIWTSQSMPLGIMPELFETIPCASQIKCPWNERHWKQEVWKKANKDRVPDFDTDSFIKQHHLPKGFISIPDPHYNLRPEVIESMFLMYRITGRADLLDTAWDMFESIQNSTQTQNANAALADVTAQDGIPPQVDSMQSFWMAQTLKYFYLMFSSHDVISLDKYVFNTEGHPLKRPV, encoded by the coding sequence ATGAATCGTTCAAGGCGCCAGTTGCTGCTTTGGCTGCTGGCGGCGTCTTTCTTACTAGGTTATCTCTACTTTCCCAGCGAGGACCCATCGGATGACAGCGACGACCTTTACGAATTGTCGACTTTCACAGGACCTGATGGACAAGAGAGATTTATCAACCCGACAAAAGATGAATTCAACCCCGACTATCTGTGGAGGAAGCTACCTGTGCGCAACCCCGTCGAGTCCATAGAGACACTCCCGACCGGAAACCCCAAGAGGATGCCACGAGTTCAAGCAAAAGCGTCCAAGTTTTCAAGAGTCACGTCGTGGTTTCACAGAGACAGGCGCGATGCAGTTAAGGAGGCATTCACGAGATGCTGGAAGGCTTACCACGATTTGGCTTGGACAACAGATGAGCTGTCCCCTATCAGCGGTCTTGGTGTGAACACGATGGGCGGTTGGGGCGCAACACTCGTGGACATTCTCGACACATTGTGGATAATGGACATGCACAGGGAATTTGACGAAGCAGTGGCTGCGGTCTCACAAATCAGTTTCGAAGACACCCCAGCGCCCGAAATCAATACCTTTGATATCAATGTTCGCCATCTTGGTGGTCTTTTGGGAGCTTATGATCTCAGCGGTGACCGAAGATTACTCAAAAAGGCCATAGAGGTCGGCGACATGCTCTATGCCGCATTCGATACCCCTAACAGGATGCCCATTACGCACTGGGACTTCCACCGCGCTGCGCGTCAGGATGAGCAACTGGCAGAGGAAACTGCTCTGGCTTCGGAGTTGAGTTCTTTTACGCTGGAATTCACAAGACTATCCCAGATTACCAGGGACTCAAAATACTTCGACGCCGCTAATCGAATCATGGTGAGATTTGATCAACAACAAGACATGTCCCAGCTCCCTGGCATGTGGCCCGGTATTGTCAATGCCAGAGAGGAGCGTCTCTCCAGCGGCAACGTCTTCACACTAGGAGCAGAGGCAGATACTCTCTATGAGTATCTACCCAAGGCGTACGCGCTACTCGGCGGCCAGGTGCCAATGTATCGGAGTATGTACGAAAAATCAATGCGCGCGGCAGCTGGGCACACCTTTTTTCGACCAATGAATCCAGACGAGAAGGACATCTTGGTCTCTGGCACAGTACACGTCCTGTCGACCGAGAATGGGAATCCGCGTACACATATGGAATCCCTGGCACACCATCGAActtgttctgctgctgggacATTCGCTTTTGGCAGCGCGCTCTTTAACATCCCTGTTCACATGAAGATTGCGCATAAGCTACTTGATGGCTGCATCTGGACCTCGCAAAGCATGCCGTTGGGTATCATGCCCGAGCTGTTTGAGACTATCCCATGTGCGTCGCAAATCAAATGTCCGTGGAACGAACGGCATTGGAAGCAAGAAGTATGGAAGAAAGCAAACAAGGATAGGGTCCCAGATTTTGACACCGATTCATTCATTAAGCAACACCATCTGCCGAAAGGGTTTATCAGCATTCCCGACCCTCACTACAACCTGCGACCGGAAGTCATCGAAAGCATGTTTCTGATGTATCGCATTACTGGTCGCGCAGATCTTCTCGACACTGCATGGGATATGTTTGAGTCTATCCAGAACAGCACTCAGACGCAGAATGCCAATGCTGCTCTTGCCGATGTCACGGCTCAAGACGGCATCCCACCACAGGTCGACTCGATGCAGAGTTTCTGGATGGCACAGACGCTCAAATACTTCTATCTCATGTTCAGCTCTCACGACGTCATCAGTCTTGATAAATATGTTTTCAACACCGAGGGACATCCACTCAAACGTCCAGTATAA
- a CDS encoding uncharacterized protein (ID:PFLUO_007858-T1.cds;~source:funannotate), producing the protein MGGLTTSAIIVIVLVGCLAVTALGATLFRQYNPAEAETPYSPQHEQLRYMQTVRIRNHAYLKRESVDAAKDLESRFTPDEASGYYQPQYEQQYHQAE; encoded by the exons ATGGGTGGACTCACCACCTCGGCCATTATCGTCATCGTTCTGGTCGGCTGCCTGGCCGTCACGGCTCTGGGCGCCACGTTGTTCCGCCAGTACAATCCAGCCGAGGCCGAGACTCCATACTCTCCACAGCATGAACAACTCAGGTACATGCAGACGGTCCGAATCCGAAACCATGCCTATCTGAAACGGGAATCCGTGGACGCAGCAAAAGACCTGGAGTCGCGAT TTACCCCAGATGAGGCATCGGGCTACTACCAGCCACAATACGAGCAGCAGTATCACCAAGCCGAGTGA
- a CDS encoding uncharacterized protein (ID:PFLUO_007857-T1.cds;~source:funannotate) gives MVSTGSSPSNASYDSDTSDERPSSQPARTKIHATFQIARPPPKSYQRLLRTPKLLLQIQQLAPKHRPVPVLEIYEAQYRKSKLTRDFAQRPKLAKGDIYVALGEPYITAHARKQSTSSGTPEDDDRQAQEKDIIAVMCDATSTVYFRDTRCTWQASTGTAGAEQSAPCYRFAMSDENGNEPEHSNWIMQWEKRTSSHGSAAADKDQFMLFIIDRKTHRRSRVATMDRGGVEVKILKGAILEHLQKSMDLTSPVPGPSQNHPYGILESWLYTHILTLGVWVASHEGWLG, from the exons ATGGTTTCCACCGGGAGCTCTCCCAGCAATGCGAGCTACGACAGCGACACCAGCGATGAGCG GCCCAGTTCACAACCCGCGCGCACCAAAATCCACGCGACATTCCAGATCGCGCGCCCGCCTCCGAAATCTTACCAGCGCCTGCTGAGGACGCCAAAACTACTGCTTCAGATCCAACAGCTGGCTCCAAAACACCGCCCCGTGCCTGTGCTAGAGATCTACGAGGCGCAATATCGCAAATCGAAATTGACCCGCGACTTTGCCCAGCGGCCGAAACTAGCCAAGGGGGATATCTATGTAGCACTCGGGGAACCCTATATCACGGCTCACGCGAGGAAGCAGTCGACAAGCTCTGGGACTCCAGAAGATGACGACCGCCAAGCCCAGGAAAAAGATATTATCGCGGTAATGTGCGATGCGACATCCACGGTCTATTTCCGTGATACGCGGTGCACCTGGCAAGCCAGCACGGGGACGGCAGGCGCAGAGCAGAGCGCGCCATGTTATCGATTTGCGATGAGCGATGAAAATGGGAACGAACCAGAGCATTCCAATTGGATCATGCAGTGGGAGAAACGAACATCGAGTCATGGAAGCGCTGCTGCGGACAAGGATCAGTTTATGCTGTTTATTATCGACCGCAAGACACACCGTAGGAGTCGTGTAGCGACGATGGATCGCGGTGGAGTGGAAGTTAAGATTCTCAAGGGTGCCATCTTGGAGCATCTGCAGAAATCCATGGATTTGACGAGCCCAGTTCCCGGTCCTTCCCAGAATCATCCTTACGGGATCCTAGAGAGCTGGCTGTATACCCACATACTCACGCTCGGAGTATGGGTGGCTTCCCACGAGGGATGGCTGGGCTGA
- a CDS encoding uncharacterized protein (ID:PFLUO_007859-T1.cds;~source:funannotate): protein MSIEVAPLARADIPGAVECVQKAFADDPYFRWAFDDPSKFNLHRNAASLAAHFHYGINCSCPIFVAKVTLTTSDHKTDREIHLPPGSIVGVGWWYSPKVVSMPQSWSVWVQEWLLSFRQLKNNILFLGRGGLNVQRYWIWKQVQQDAQNLLWQDPRGYYFCNVVGVTSEARGMGVGKKLMKCVMEKADREGMPCYLESSKGYPNVGIYEKMGFQLVKEIECADGPDACKLYCMIRTPGSKY, encoded by the exons ATGTCAATCGAAGTCGCCCCGCTGGCCAGGGCCGACATTCCAGGCGCCGTAGAGTGTGTGCAGAAAGCGTTCGCCGACGATCCTTATTTTCGATGGGCCTTCGATGATCCATCCAAG TTCAACCTCCATCGCAATGCTGCGTCTCTTGCGGCCCACTTCCACTATGGCATCAACTGCAGCTGCCCCATTTTTGTTGCCAAAGTCACACTAACAACGAGCGACCACAAAACCGACCGCGAGATCCATCTACCGCCGGGAAGCATCGTCGGAGTTGGCTGGTGGTACTCGCCCAAGGTGGTCTCCATGCCTCAGAGCTGGTCTGTTTGGGTGCAGGAATGGCTTCTCTCGTTTCGCCAGCTTAAGAACAACATCCTTTTCCTCGGCCGGGGTGGTCTGAATGTCCAGCGCTACTGGATCTGGAAGCAGGTACAGCAGGATGCGCAGAATTTGCTCTGGCAGGATCCACGTGGATACTATTTCTGCAATGTAGTGGGGGTAACATCTGAAGCCCGCGGAATGGGAGTCGGGAAGAAACTGATGAAGTGTGtcatggagaaggcggatAGAGAAGGGATGCCCTGCTATCTTGAGAGCTCCAAGGGATATCCCAACGTCGGCATCTACGAGAAGATGGGATTTCAACTTGTCAAGGAGATTGAATGTGCAGATGGCCCGGACGCATGCAAG CTGTACTGCATGATCCGAACTCCCGGATCTAAATATTGA
- a CDS encoding uncharacterized protein (ID:PFLUO_007860-T1.cds;~source:funannotate), with amino-acid sequence MSLHGLGVIGAQVTAASIKSNDEKHPETPRCHSPPGSIQSTPSISEGRSQDFDPSIGAKPYSPFYRHGTPTISYEQLTFETKNQNQNSSHLRDIENAGPYSALRNESPRRSKLWEEENQPRSWMQSLSNRQRMALKGVVAVVTVGSMIAVALGITAAVGGGAWKDSAEKAALD; translated from the coding sequence ATGAGTTTGCATGGACTCGGAGTGATTGGCGCTCAGGTGACCGCCGCGTCAATCAAGAGCAACGACGAGAAACATCCAGAGACGCCGAGGTGCCACTCGCCGCCGGGCTCGATCCAGTCAACTCCCTCTATCAGCGAAGGTCGCAGCCAGGACTTCGATCCGTCCATCGGCGCCAAGCCATACTCGCCCTTCTATCGGCATGGAACGCCGACGATATCATACGAACAGCTCACCTTCGAAACcaagaaccagaaccagaatTCGAGTCACTTGAGGGACATCGAGAATGCAGGGCCGTACTCGGCACTGAGAAATGAAAGCCCTCGGCGATCTAAGttgtgggaggaggagaatcAGCCGCGATCATGGATGCAATCATTAAGCAACAGACAGCGTATGGCGCTCAAGGGAGTCGTGGCAGTGGTGACTGTCGGAAGCATGATCGCGGTCGCGCTGGGCATTACCGCAGCTGTGGGCGGTGGAGCCTGGAAAGACAGTGCCGAAAAGGCCGCCTTGGACTGA